In Cedecea neteri, a single genomic region encodes these proteins:
- the lpxH gene encoding UDP-2,3-diacylglucosamine diphosphatase yields the protein MSTLFIADLHLCPEEPAIVAGFLRFLSGEARQADALYILGDLFEAWIGDDAPEPLYQQIAAAIKAVVDTGIPCYFIHGNRDFLLGKRYAKASGMTLLPEEKLIDVYGRNILIMHGDTLCTDDEGYQAFRRKVHQPWLQKLYLALPLFIRQRIADRMRADSQAANNMKSLEIMDVNPQAVVDTLTRHNVQWLIHGHTHRPAIHELEANGQPAFRCVLGAWHREGSMIKVTPENVELIHFPF from the coding sequence ATGTCGACGCTGTTTATTGCAGATTTACACCTCTGCCCAGAAGAACCGGCGATCGTCGCCGGTTTTCTGCGTTTCTTATCCGGTGAAGCCCGCCAGGCGGATGCGCTCTACATTCTTGGCGATCTGTTCGAAGCCTGGATTGGCGACGACGCCCCGGAGCCGCTCTACCAGCAAATCGCCGCGGCCATTAAAGCGGTGGTTGATACCGGCATTCCCTGCTATTTCATTCACGGCAACCGGGACTTTTTACTCGGCAAGCGCTACGCCAAAGCCAGCGGCATGACGCTGCTGCCGGAAGAAAAGCTCATCGATGTTTATGGCCGCAACATACTGATCATGCACGGCGACACGCTGTGTACCGACGACGAAGGCTATCAGGCGTTTCGCCGCAAGGTTCATCAGCCGTGGCTGCAGAAGCTCTACCTTGCCCTGCCGCTGTTTATTCGCCAGCGTATCGCCGACCGCATGCGCGCCGACAGCCAGGCGGCGAATAATATGAAGTCGCTGGAGATCATGGATGTGAACCCGCAGGCGGTGGTCGACACCCTCACCCGCCACAATGTTCAATGGCTGATTCACGGGCATACCCATCGCCCGGCGATTCACGAACTTGAGGCTAACGGGCAACCCGCTTTCCGCTGCGTGTTAGGCGCGTGGCATAGAGAAGGGTCGATGATCAAAGTCACGCCGGAAAACGTCGAGCTGATTCATTTTCCTTTCTGA
- the purE gene encoding 5-(carboxyamino)imidazole ribonucleotide mutase, with product MSSEHTPARIAIVMGSKSDWATMQFAAEILTALNVPHHVEVVSAHRTPDKLFSFAEQAEANGYQVIIAGAGGAAHLPGMLAAKTLVPVLGVPVQSAALSGVDSLYSIVQMPRGIPVGTLAIGKAGAANAALLAAQILALHDADLSQRLATWRQTQTDEVLDNPDPRSEA from the coding sequence ATGTCTTCTGAGCACACCCCGGCGCGTATCGCCATTGTTATGGGTTCCAAAAGTGACTGGGCCACCATGCAGTTCGCCGCTGAAATCCTTACCGCCCTGAATGTCCCTCACCATGTTGAAGTCGTCTCCGCCCACCGCACGCCGGATAAGCTTTTCAGCTTCGCCGAGCAGGCCGAAGCCAATGGCTACCAGGTGATCATCGCCGGAGCCGGTGGCGCAGCGCACCTGCCGGGTATGCTGGCCGCGAAAACCCTCGTCCCGGTGCTGGGTGTGCCGGTCCAAAGCGCTGCTCTTAGCGGCGTGGACAGCCTTTATTCTATCGTCCAGATGCCGCGCGGCATTCCGGTCGGCACGCTGGCCATCGGTAAAGCCGGAGCCGCCAACGCCGCCCTGCTGGCCGCGCAGATCCTGGCCCTGCATGACGCAGACCTGAGCCAGCGCCTGGCGACCTGGCGTCAAACCCAGACCGACGAAGTGCTCGATAATCCGGACCCACGGAGTGAAGCATGA
- the purK gene encoding 5-(carboxyamino)imidazole ribonucleotide synthase: MKRVCVLGNGQLGRMLRQAGEPLGIAVYPVGLDAEPEAVPFAQSVITAEIERWPETALTRELARHNAFVNRDIFPIIADRLTQKQLFDKLGLATAPWQLLSGSHEWQDVFSKLGSLAIVKRRVGGYDGRGQWRLRADETDQLPAECYGECIVEQGINFSGEVSLVGARGHDGSTVFYPLTHNLHQDGILRTSVAFPQANAEQQRQAETMLTAIMHELGYVGVMAMECFVTPAGLLINELAPRVHNSGHWTQNGASISQFELHLRAIVDLPLPQPVVNAPSVMVNLIGTDLNYAWLKLPLVHLHWYDKEVRPGRKVGHLNLNDSDTGRLSASLEALVPLLPAEYASGIAWAQSKLVK; encoded by the coding sequence ATGAAACGCGTTTGTGTCTTAGGTAACGGCCAACTGGGGCGCATGCTCCGCCAGGCCGGTGAGCCACTGGGCATCGCCGTTTACCCTGTCGGGCTGGACGCCGAGCCGGAAGCCGTGCCGTTCGCCCAGAGCGTGATCACCGCCGAGATTGAACGCTGGCCGGAAACCGCCCTGACCCGTGAACTGGCGCGCCATAACGCCTTCGTTAACCGCGATATCTTCCCGATCATCGCCGACCGCCTGACGCAAAAGCAGCTGTTCGATAAGCTCGGCCTGGCCACCGCGCCGTGGCAGTTGCTCTCCGGCAGCCACGAATGGCAGGACGTGTTCAGTAAGCTGGGCTCTCTGGCTATCGTGAAGCGCCGCGTGGGCGGCTACGATGGCCGCGGCCAGTGGCGCTTACGTGCCGATGAAACCGACCAGCTGCCGGCAGAGTGCTACGGCGAATGCATCGTCGAGCAGGGCATTAACTTCTCCGGCGAAGTTTCTCTGGTAGGCGCGCGCGGCCACGACGGCAGCACGGTGTTCTACCCGCTAACTCACAACCTGCACCAGGACGGCATTCTGCGCACCAGCGTTGCCTTCCCACAGGCTAACGCCGAACAGCAGCGCCAGGCCGAAACCATGCTCACCGCCATCATGCACGAGCTGGGCTACGTCGGCGTGATGGCGATGGAGTGTTTCGTCACGCCAGCCGGCCTGCTGATCAACGAGCTGGCCCCGCGCGTACACAACAGCGGGCACTGGACGCAAAACGGCGCTTCAATCAGCCAGTTCGAGCTGCACCTGCGCGCCATCGTGGATTTGCCGCTGCCGCAGCCTGTCGTTAATGCCCCGTCGGTGATGGTGAACCTGATCGGCACCGACCTGAACTATGCCTGGCTGAAGCTCCCGCTGGTGCACCTGCACTGGTACGACAAAGAAGTTCGTCCGGGCCGCAAAGTCGGGCATCTCAACCTGAACGACAGCGATACCGGCCGCCTGAGCGCCTCGCTGGAAGCCCTGGTTCCCCTGCTCCCGGCCGAATACGCCAGCGGCATTGCCTGGGCGCAGAGCAAACTGGTGAAGTAA
- the mnmH gene encoding tRNA 2-selenouridine(34) synthase MnmH, translating into MEKRPNTQDYDRLLLNDIPLIDVRAPVEFAQGAMPAAHNLPLMLDDERAQVGTCYKQQGQQAAIELGHRLVSGERKASRVERWLESCRQQPEGYLCCARGGMRSHIVQQWLRENGLEYPLVTGGYKALRQHAMQVIDTRSQWPMVIVSGNTGCGKTILIRSLPTGVDLEGLAHHRGSSFGRTIVAQPSQASFENNLAVTLLKISPTESKTLVVEDEGRMIGSRHIPEAFREQMLRSPIVAIDDPFELRLERLKNEYFRQMSEAFLSVSEEETAWRDYAEYLHHGLFAIRRRLGMERFQQFTARLDEALLTQRKTGSCEGHLAWLSPLLKEYYDPMYRYQLSQKADQIVFRGDYRQVEAWLRSVNE; encoded by the coding sequence ATGGAAAAACGCCCCAATACGCAGGACTACGACCGCCTGCTGCTCAACGACATTCCGCTGATTGACGTTCGTGCCCCGGTAGAGTTCGCTCAGGGAGCGATGCCCGCTGCCCATAACTTACCGCTGATGCTGGACGATGAACGCGCGCAGGTCGGGACGTGCTATAAGCAGCAGGGTCAACAGGCCGCCATCGAACTGGGGCACCGGCTGGTCAGCGGCGAGCGAAAAGCCAGCCGAGTCGAACGCTGGCTGGAAAGCTGCCGCCAGCAGCCCGAGGGCTATTTATGCTGCGCCAGAGGTGGAATGCGCAGCCACATCGTGCAGCAGTGGCTGCGGGAAAATGGCCTCGAGTACCCGCTGGTCACCGGCGGCTACAAAGCCCTGCGCCAGCATGCCATGCAGGTAATCGACACCCGTTCTCAGTGGCCGATGGTTATCGTCAGCGGCAACACCGGCTGTGGCAAAACCATTCTGATCCGTTCGCTGCCGACGGGCGTTGACCTTGAAGGCCTTGCGCACCACCGCGGCTCGTCGTTTGGCCGCACGATTGTCGCCCAGCCTTCTCAGGCCAGCTTCGAAAACAATCTCGCCGTCACCCTGCTCAAAATCAGCCCGACCGAATCAAAAACGCTGGTTGTGGAAGATGAGGGCCGGATGATTGGCTCCCGCCATATTCCCGAAGCCTTCAGAGAACAGATGCTGCGCTCGCCGATTGTGGCCATTGACGATCCGTTCGAGCTGCGGCTGGAGAGGCTCAAAAACGAATACTTCCGGCAGATGAGCGAGGCGTTTTTATCCGTCAGCGAGGAAGAAACCGCGTGGCGCGATTACGCCGAGTATCTGCACCACGGCCTGTTTGCCATCCGCCGCCGCCTGGGCATGGAACGCTTCCAGCAGTTCACCGCCAGGCTGGACGAGGCCTTGTTAACCCAGCGGAAAACCGGCTCCTGCGAAGGCCATCTGGCCTGGCTGTCGCCGCTGCTGAAAGAGTATTACGACCCGATGTACCGCTATCAGCTCAGCCAGAAGGCCGACCAGATCGTCTTCCGGGGGGATTACCGGCAGGTCGAAGCCTGGCTGCGCAGCGTTAACGAGTAG
- a CDS encoding MFS transporter, which yields MALFASPLVSYRKPHVLGFILYFIVGLVDGAIVPFFPLWAQQSAAIPVEFIGLLFGCYAGGELLAAPFIGGIADRVGRRPVLIISATGVGAGFIALFFAHGVFAAAAVLIVIGLFESVLHPTIYTVVADATPASEHRRQFSIMRVCSGAGAIAGPLLGTVLVQKGLGYVFLAGGSVMVIGGLMLTISLGETRPLAAGVDDEADDEEGLSALLPAFRDRRLAGLLIWVLLLGVAGSWVEAVMPLYASNQMGMSAASIGYLFAFGAGINTVGQLALTKLFARRSALFITLGAGLALITGFVLLLAHPHVVTLVMAVCLYSLSQMMTGPLIPTAVNKLAPARLRATYMAALSVVSDLQGSVGPATGTALFALAFTLPWAVGIPLVGLAVTGLGLTLAAGEKSTTR from the coding sequence ATGGCACTGTTTGCATCTCCCCTTGTTTCGTACCGCAAGCCCCACGTTCTGGGCTTTATCCTCTATTTCATCGTCGGCCTGGTCGACGGCGCGATTGTGCCCTTTTTCCCGCTGTGGGCGCAGCAGTCTGCCGCTATCCCGGTGGAGTTTATTGGCCTGTTATTCGGCTGCTATGCCGGGGGCGAGCTACTGGCCGCGCCGTTTATCGGCGGCATTGCCGATCGCGTGGGCAGAAGGCCCGTCTTGATTATTTCGGCGACCGGCGTCGGGGCGGGCTTTATCGCGCTGTTCTTTGCGCACGGGGTTTTTGCTGCCGCCGCTGTGCTGATCGTTATTGGCCTGTTTGAATCCGTGCTGCACCCGACCATCTATACCGTTGTGGCGGACGCCACGCCAGCCTCGGAACATCGCCGCCAGTTCAGCATCATGCGCGTGTGTTCTGGGGCGGGCGCTATAGCCGGGCCGCTGCTGGGCACGGTGCTGGTGCAAAAGGGGTTGGGCTACGTCTTTCTGGCCGGAGGTTCGGTGATGGTGATCGGTGGCCTGATGCTGACGATCTCTCTGGGGGAAACGCGTCCGTTGGCCGCTGGAGTGGACGATGAGGCCGATGATGAAGAGGGGCTCAGCGCGCTGCTGCCAGCGTTCCGGGATCGCCGCCTGGCCGGGCTGCTGATTTGGGTGCTGCTGCTGGGCGTCGCCGGGAGCTGGGTGGAGGCCGTTATGCCGCTGTACGCCAGCAATCAGATGGGGATGAGCGCCGCCAGCATCGGCTATCTGTTCGCGTTCGGCGCAGGGATCAATACGGTCGGCCAGTTGGCCTTAACGAAACTGTTTGCCCGACGTTCTGCCTTGTTTATCACGCTCGGCGCGGGTTTGGCGCTGATCACCGGCTTTGTTTTGCTATTGGCGCATCCACACGTCGTGACGCTGGTGATGGCGGTCTGCCTCTATTCGCTGTCTCAGATGATGACCGGCCCGCTAATCCCGACAGCGGTGAACAAGTTAGCCCCGGCGCGGCTGCGTGCGACCTATATGGCGGCACTTTCGGTGGTGAGCGATCTGCAGGGCTCGGTGGGGCCAGCCACCGGCACGGCACTGTTCGCGCTGGCGTTTACTTTACCGTGGGCGGTGGGCATTCCATTGGTTGGACTGGCGGTGACCGGACTCGGGTTGACGCTCGCCGCCGGGGAAAAATCGACTACTCGTTAA